One Sphingobacteriales bacterium DNA segment encodes these proteins:
- the rsxC gene encoding electron transport complex subunit RsxC: protein MKTFIKGGVHPPENKISAGEKIVEVPLPKTVYVPVQQVLGAPSVPVVKKGDRVKTGQLIAKGEAFISANVHSPATGTVSKIEEVTDSSGYRKTTIIIDTEADEWEEGIITDKSIQRECTLTPEEIISKIKSAGIVGMGGATFPTHVKLMVPPDKKAELLLINGVECEPYLTSDHRLMLERGEELMAGIQILMKALKVEKAIIGIENNKKDAIAHLDALSRSFSGISVQVLKVKYPQGGEKQLIKAITGREVPSGKLPVEVGCVVQNVGTAVAVYEAVQKNKPLIERIVTVSGFVSHPANYLARIGTPVSVLLELSGGIPEKAGKIINGGPMMGKAVNNAEVPVTKGTSGILVFPEDISLRHEPITCIRCSKCVQACPMSLEPYYLAQLSEIKDWEKCEKNMVMDCIECGSCMYVCPSYRPLLDYIRMGKTQVGKIIRSRVK from the coding sequence CTGAAAACATTTATAAAAGGCGGTGTCCATCCACCGGAAAATAAAATTTCAGCAGGGGAAAAAATCGTTGAAGTTCCATTGCCAAAGACAGTTTATGTGCCGGTACAACAGGTTCTCGGTGCACCATCTGTTCCGGTAGTTAAAAAGGGTGACCGTGTAAAAACCGGTCAGCTGATTGCAAAAGGAGAAGCCTTTATTTCAGCAAATGTCCATAGCCCTGCAACAGGTACAGTCAGTAAAATTGAAGAAGTAACCGACAGCTCAGGTTACCGGAAAACAACCATTATCATTGACACAGAAGCTGATGAATGGGAAGAAGGAATAATTACCGACAAGAGTATTCAGAGAGAATGTACCCTGACCCCGGAAGAAATTATCAGTAAAATTAAAAGTGCAGGGATAGTAGGAATGGGGGGAGCTACTTTTCCGACCCATGTAAAACTCATGGTGCCACCGGATAAAAAAGCTGAGTTGCTCCTGATCAATGGTGTTGAGTGTGAGCCATATCTGACCTCAGACCACAGGCTGATGCTGGAAAGAGGAGAAGAACTCATGGCAGGTATTCAGATATTGATGAAGGCGCTGAAAGTGGAAAAAGCTATAATAGGGATAGAAAACAATAAAAAGGATGCCATTGCTCATCTGGATGCCTTATCCCGTTCATTTTCAGGCATTTCGGTTCAGGTTTTAAAAGTCAAATATCCTCAGGGAGGGGAAAAACAACTTATTAAAGCAATTACAGGCAGGGAAGTTCCGTCAGGGAAGCTACCGGTGGAAGTTGGTTGTGTGGTACAGAATGTCGGAACAGCAGTGGCAGTTTATGAAGCAGTTCAGAAAAACAAACCTTTGATTGAAAGAATAGTTACGGTAAGTGGCTTTGTTTCACATCCGGCCAACTATCTGGCCAGAATAGGAACACCGGTCAGTGTGTTGCTTGAGCTTTCGGGAGGAATACCTGAAAAAGCGGGGAAGATTATCAATGGCGGTCCCATGATGGGAAAAGCAGTGAACAACGCTGAGGTGCCCGTTACAAAAGGAACATCAGGCATATTGGTATTTCCTGAAGACATTTCATTACGCCATGAACCCATTACCTGTATTCGTTGCAGCAAATGTGTTCAGGCTTGTCCCATGTCGCTTGAGCCTTATTATCTTGCTCAGCTTTCTGAGATAAAAGATTGGGAGAAATGTGAGAAAAACATGGTTATGGATTGTATCGAATGCGGAAGTTGTATGTATGTGTGTCCTTCATATCGTCCCTTGCTCGATTATATCAGGATGGGGAAGACACAGGTTGGAAAAATAATCAGGTCAAGAGTTAAATAA